A genomic segment from Acidobacteriota bacterium encodes:
- a CDS encoding Smr/MutS family protein has product MNGNADDDPWVVPIEEAIDLHPFAPRDVVAVVGDYLDAAHARGFREVRLIHGRGKGVQRAAVHRLLASHPLVRRFRDAPESHLGATLVELVGDPPGRAPARP; this is encoded by the coding sequence ATGAACGGCAACGCTGACGACGACCCGTGGGTCGTCCCGATCGAAGAGGCGATCGACCTCCACCCGTTCGCCCCGCGGGATGTCGTCGCGGTCGTCGGGGACTACCTCGATGCCGCGCACGCGCGCGGATTCCGTGAGGTGCGCCTGATTCACGGGCGCGGCAAGGGAGTGCAGCGGGCCGCGGTGCACCGCCTGCTCGCCAGCCACCCGCTCGTCCGCCGCTTCCGGGACGCGCCAGAATCGCACCTCGGCGCGACCCTCGTCGAGCTCGTCGGCGACCCGCCCGGCCGCGCGCCTGCACGCCCCTGA
- the queF gene encoding preQ(1) synthase, with protein MGAGILETFPNPRPGRDYEIESRCAEFTSVCPKTGLPDFGEIRVTYTPADRCIELKSLKYYLLEFRNRGIFYEAVTNQILDDLVAACAPKRMTVVGDFTARGGIKTVVTATYERAAP; from the coding sequence ATGGGTGCCGGCATCCTCGAGACGTTCCCCAATCCCAGGCCCGGACGCGATTACGAAATCGAGAGCCGGTGCGCGGAATTCACGTCGGTCTGCCCGAAGACGGGCCTCCCCGACTTCGGCGAGATCCGCGTCACCTACACCCCGGCCGATCGCTGCATCGAGCTGAAATCACTGAAATACTACCTGCTCGAGTTCCGCAATCGCGGCATCTTCTACGAGGCCGTCACCAACCAGATCCTCGACGACCTCGTCGCCGCGTGCGCGCCGAAGCGCATGACCGTCGTCGGCGACTTCACGGCGCGCGGCGGCATCAAGACGGTGGTCACGGCCACTTACGAGCGCGCTGCCCCCTGA
- a CDS encoding HU family DNA-binding protein: MGKVGLFRHFAEKFEWKLATAREVFDELNALSEKELKRSGEFTLPGMVKLVVQKRKARMGRNPATGEPIKIPAKTVVKARVVKQMKDAVLPRK; encoded by the coding sequence ATGGGCAAGGTCGGACTCTTCCGTCACTTTGCCGAGAAGTTCGAGTGGAAGCTCGCCACGGCACGGGAGGTGTTCGACGAGTTGAACGCCCTGTCGGAGAAGGAGCTCAAGCGCTCCGGCGAGTTCACACTTCCCGGCATGGTGAAGCTGGTGGTCCAGAAGCGCAAGGCGCGGATGGGCCGCAACCCGGCGACCGGCGAGCCGATCAAGATCCCGGCAAAGACCGTCGTCAAGGCACGCGTCGTCAAGCAGATGAAGGACGCCGTCCTGCCGCGCAAGTAG
- a CDS encoding HAMP domain-containing protein, producing the protein MPRHGITARFVMLMATAAVLPLVAYGVVSIGSLRVGIRASVLEGNRQIASRAASQIEQYLTNNVRILRSAAVDLQGTNLAAWQQERILRNYVLAFREFRDLTLADERGRVVASSRIAPSAPTLPPPAVFDESGVAFAPIEIDDDLLPKTSVVVRIDGLPGQGGWLVGELRLEEMWRLVDRLRVGERGFALVVDEGGRLIAHGHPDEKPRVARGEQLEHHPLVGDRVASARYASSEYDDAAGRHVLGVAVPVPTLGWTLIVEQPTDEAYAITLRLERQLMVVIGLALLIVVGLGYYWGRSLIQPIFALMRGTEALAEGRMDARVRIERTDEFRKLGEAFNSMADRLVELQQEARRQERQVMFGRIAAGLVHDLSHPIQNIGNNCRLMFKLHDDEDVRQTFRRVVEREMSTLRRVLEDLRNLGRPIPLERFPIDVGRSLGEVVDSMRALSDTAGVTLDYEPPSAPLAIEGDMFALGRVYRNLILNAIQATAPGGRIVVRAGTAGGRVRIEVADTGCGIAQERLSAIFDDFATTKRRGLGLGLAIARKVVEQLDGTISVTSEVGRGTTFALEFAPTDARPIGTTPEPSLAEWRD; encoded by the coding sequence ATGCCACGACACGGGATCACCGCCCGGTTCGTGATGCTCATGGCGACGGCGGCCGTCCTGCCCCTCGTCGCGTACGGAGTGGTGTCGATCGGCTCCCTGCGGGTAGGCATCCGGGCGTCGGTGCTCGAGGGCAACCGGCAGATCGCCTCGCGCGCGGCCAGCCAGATCGAGCAGTACCTGACCAACAACGTGCGCATCCTGCGGTCGGCCGCGGTCGACCTCCAGGGCACGAACCTCGCCGCGTGGCAGCAGGAACGCATCCTCCGCAACTACGTGCTGGCGTTCCGCGAGTTCCGGGATCTGACCCTCGCCGACGAGCGGGGGCGCGTGGTGGCGTCGAGCCGCATCGCGCCTAGCGCACCGACGCTTCCACCGCCCGCCGTGTTCGACGAGTCGGGCGTCGCGTTTGCGCCCATCGAGATCGACGACGACCTGCTGCCGAAGACGAGCGTGGTCGTCCGGATCGACGGCCTCCCGGGCCAGGGTGGGTGGCTGGTGGGGGAACTTCGGCTCGAAGAGATGTGGCGGCTCGTGGATCGCCTGCGCGTGGGCGAGCGAGGCTTCGCGCTGGTCGTCGACGAGGGCGGGCGGCTCATCGCGCACGGTCACCCGGACGAGAAACCCCGCGTGGCGCGGGGCGAGCAGCTCGAGCATCATCCGCTCGTCGGGGATCGGGTCGCGTCGGCCAGGTACGCCTCGAGCGAGTACGACGACGCGGCGGGCCGTCACGTGCTGGGTGTCGCCGTGCCGGTGCCGACGCTCGGCTGGACGCTGATCGTCGAGCAGCCCACCGACGAGGCGTACGCCATCACGCTGCGGCTCGAGCGCCAGTTGATGGTCGTCATCGGCCTCGCGCTGCTCATCGTGGTCGGCCTCGGCTACTACTGGGGCCGGTCGCTGATCCAGCCGATCTTCGCGCTGATGCGGGGCACGGAGGCGCTTGCCGAGGGCCGCATGGACGCGCGCGTGCGCATCGAGCGCACCGACGAGTTCCGCAAGCTGGGAGAGGCCTTCAACAGCATGGCCGATCGGCTCGTGGAGCTGCAGCAGGAAGCGCGCCGGCAGGAACGTCAGGTCATGTTCGGGCGCATCGCGGCGGGTCTCGTCCACGATCTCTCGCACCCGATCCAGAACATCGGCAACAACTGCCGGCTCATGTTCAAGCTGCACGACGACGAGGACGTCCGCCAGACGTTCCGCCGGGTCGTCGAGCGTGAGATGTCGACGCTCAGGCGTGTGCTCGAGGACCTTCGAAACCTGGGGCGCCCCATCCCGCTCGAACGCTTCCCGATTGACGTGGGCCGATCGCTCGGCGAGGTGGTCGACAGCATGCGGGCGCTGTCGGACACGGCGGGCGTGACGCTCGACTACGAGCCGCCGTCGGCGCCTCTCGCGATCGAAGGCGACATGTTCGCGCTCGGGCGCGTCTACCGGAACCTGATCCTGAACGCCATTCAGGCGACGGCACCAGGGGGGCGCATCGTGGTGCGGGCCGGCACGGCGGGAGGCCGGGTCCGGATCGAGGTCGCCGACACCGGCTGCGGCATCGCCCAGGAACGCCTGTCGGCGATCTTCGACGACTTCGCGACGACCAAGCGGCGTGGACTCGGTCTCGGCCTCGCTATCGCGCGCAAGGTCGTCGAGCAGCTCGACGGCACGATCTCGGTCACGAGCGAGGTAGGCCGGGGAACGACCTTCGCGCTGGAGTTCGCTCCGACGGACGCACGACCGATCGGGACGACGCCGGAGCCGTCGCTCGCCGAGTGGCGGGACTGA
- a CDS encoding ABC transporter substrate-binding protein: MRFGALLVVAAATGCDSQSAERLPRAPITLAVGVAQPRGGTASDAEVARLSTLLQSAGIVALGRDGRAEPALAERWEASPDGLTWRFVLRESLTFHDGSPITSSTIADIVERDRAEPGPTGVAPGFRDVIALDTPTPGEVVVRLARPSSLLLEALALTRIVGGDSGAHGAGPFRQPAGGGPDRLEAFDGYFRGRPAIDRVELRSYPTARTAWVALMRGEIDFLHEVAPDAVEFVEAGTDVHAASFLRPYLYLLGFNVRHPVLRDQRVRVALNEAVDRPRLIARALAGRGLPAGGHVWPRHWAFDHRQAAFEFAPARAARQLDEAGVPLPARSDDGRPPSRIRLTCLLPADYPLFERLAVALQRHLLDIGVDLALLPLAPEELGRRLAEGNFDVYLLEMAGGPGLGWPYWFWRSPEAGRAWVASGYAGADRALDAVRTAPTDDGLREAVADLQQTMRTDPPALFLFWGETARAVRQRFEIPAESDRDLLSSLAQWRVRTGG; encoded by the coding sequence GTGCGCTTCGGCGCCCTGCTCGTCGTCGCCGCCGCGACCGGCTGCGACAGCCAGTCGGCCGAGCGGCTGCCTCGGGCGCCGATCACGCTCGCCGTCGGCGTGGCGCAGCCGCGCGGGGGAACGGCGTCGGACGCCGAGGTCGCGCGTCTCAGCACCCTCCTGCAGAGCGCGGGCATCGTGGCCCTCGGCCGCGATGGCCGAGCCGAGCCCGCGCTCGCCGAGCGATGGGAGGCCTCACCCGATGGCCTGACCTGGCGGTTCGTGCTGCGCGAGTCGTTGACCTTCCACGACGGGTCGCCAATCACGTCGAGCACCATCGCCGACATCGTCGAGCGCGACCGGGCCGAGCCGGGCCCGACCGGCGTCGCGCCCGGCTTCCGTGATGTCATCGCGCTCGACACCCCCACCCCTGGCGAAGTCGTCGTCCGCCTGGCCCGGCCCTCGTCGCTGCTGCTCGAGGCGCTCGCGCTGACGCGCATCGTCGGCGGCGACTCGGGTGCGCACGGTGCCGGCCCGTTCAGGCAGCCCGCGGGCGGAGGCCCTGATCGATTGGAGGCGTTCGACGGGTACTTCCGCGGGCGTCCGGCCATCGACCGGGTCGAGCTTCGCTCGTATCCGACCGCGCGCACGGCCTGGGTGGCGCTGATGCGGGGCGAGATCGACTTCCTGCACGAGGTCGCGCCCGACGCCGTCGAGTTCGTCGAAGCCGGCACAGACGTGCATGCGGCCTCGTTCCTGCGGCCCTATCTGTACCTGCTCGGGTTCAACGTCCGCCACCCGGTGCTGCGAGACCAGCGTGTGCGGGTCGCGCTCAACGAGGCCGTCGATCGGCCCCGGCTCATCGCCCGCGCGCTCGCGGGGCGGGGATTGCCTGCCGGCGGTCACGTGTGGCCCCGCCACTGGGCGTTCGACCACCGGCAGGCCGCATTCGAGTTCGCCCCCGCGCGCGCCGCGAGGCAGCTCGACGAGGCGGGGGTCCCGCTGCCGGCCCGGAGCGACGACGGGCGTCCCCCGAGTCGAATCCGCCTGACCTGCCTTCTGCCAGCCGACTACCCGCTGTTCGAACGACTGGCGGTGGCGCTGCAGCGGCACCTCCTCGACATCGGCGTGGATCTCGCGTTGCTGCCGCTCGCGCCGGAGGAGCTGGGCCGCCGGCTGGCGGAAGGCAACTTCGACGTGTACTTGCTCGAAATGGCCGGGGGGCCTGGCCTGGGCTGGCCCTACTGGTTCTGGCGGTCGCCCGAGGCGGGCCGTGCCTGGGTCGCGTCGGGCTACGCCGGGGCCGACCGCGCGCTCGATGCCGTCCGCACCGCTCCGACCGACGACGGCCTCCGCGAGGCCGTGGCCGACCTGCAGCAGACGATGCGCACCGACCCGCCCGCGCTGTTCCTCTTCTGGGGCGAGACGGCGCGTGCAGTCCGCCAGCGATTCGAGATCCCGGCCGAGAGCGACCGCGACCTGCTCAGTTCGCTTGCGCAGTGGCGCGTCCGGACGGGCGGCTGA
- a CDS encoding radical SAM protein, giving the protein MEPSAFNVRAALPGRDEVFLMNTLTDAQAVVSPAVVDLLERAGNGLSPSELSADERAALDALAAEGFLVNGRVDERAALERFFADFRDDPTQLRVTVLTTLQCNFACDYCIQGDHGDYNRHAGRMSLEEAGRVASWIESRLDAVAPESFVLTFFGGEPLLNLPVVYYLAERLWQAAVDRRVTMLVNVITNGLLLTPEVVDRLSACGLNGVKVTLDGDRVTHDRMRPLRGGQGTFDRIVANLRAVAGRCRISIGGNFDEGSIHAYPALLAFLREQDFAASIAKVNFKPVIGTSRSTAKGHIPLTPVAADGKPLGGACMSTVGTGGGSPCDSCHFVDEQLATLRAETRRHGFPTPDGLHMGPCEIHKRHAHTVGPDGSLYACPGFAAESAHAVGHIGAAPKREHEEAAARFESLAAWRRCGDCAFIPVCGGGCTVASHNELGDMHAPTCHKASFESALAELAQDVAGQG; this is encoded by the coding sequence ATGGAGCCCTCAGCCTTCAACGTCCGTGCGGCGCTTCCCGGTCGCGATGAGGTGTTCCTGATGAACACCCTGACCGACGCCCAGGCCGTCGTGTCGCCCGCCGTGGTGGACCTGCTCGAACGTGCCGGCAACGGCCTCTCGCCGTCGGAGCTCTCCGCCGACGAACGGGCCGCCCTCGACGCGCTCGCGGCGGAGGGCTTCCTCGTGAACGGGCGCGTCGACGAGCGCGCCGCCCTCGAGCGCTTCTTCGCCGACTTCCGCGACGACCCCACCCAACTGCGCGTGACGGTGCTGACCACCCTGCAGTGCAACTTCGCGTGCGACTACTGCATTCAGGGCGATCACGGCGACTACAACAGGCACGCCGGGCGCATGTCGCTCGAGGAGGCAGGCCGCGTCGCCTCGTGGATCGAGTCGCGCCTCGATGCCGTCGCGCCCGAGAGCTTCGTGCTGACGTTCTTCGGCGGCGAGCCCCTGCTCAACCTGCCCGTCGTGTACTACCTCGCCGAACGCCTGTGGCAAGCAGCCGTCGATCGCCGCGTGACAATGCTCGTGAACGTGATCACCAACGGCCTCCTCCTCACGCCGGAGGTGGTCGATCGCCTGTCTGCCTGCGGGCTCAACGGCGTGAAGGTGACGCTCGACGGCGACCGCGTCACGCACGACCGCATGCGGCCGCTCCGGGGCGGCCAGGGCACCTTCGATCGGATCGTCGCGAACCTGCGCGCGGTCGCCGGCCGGTGCCGCATCTCGATTGGCGGCAACTTCGACGAGGGTTCGATTCACGCGTACCCCGCACTGCTGGCGTTCCTGCGCGAGCAGGACTTCGCGGCCTCGATCGCGAAAGTGAACTTCAAGCCCGTCATCGGCACGAGCCGATCGACCGCGAAGGGCCACATTCCGCTGACGCCGGTGGCCGCAGATGGCAAGCCCCTCGGCGGCGCCTGCATGAGCACGGTGGGCACGGGCGGCGGCTCACCGTGCGACTCGTGCCACTTCGTCGACGAACAGCTGGCCACGCTCCGGGCCGAAACACGGCGCCACGGGTTCCCGACCCCGGACGGGTTGCACATGGGGCCCTGCGAGATTCACAAGCGGCACGCTCATACGGTGGGACCGGACGGATCGCTGTACGCCTGTCCCGGGTTCGCGGCCGAGTCGGCCCACGCCGTCGGGCACATCGGCGCCGCGCCCAAGCGAGAGCACGAGGAAGCCGCAGCCAGGTTCGAGTCGCTGGCAGCCTGGAGACGCTGCGGCGATTGCGCCTTCATTCCCGTGTGTGGCGGGGGCTGCACCGTGGCCTCCCACAACGAGCTCGGTGACATGCACGCGCCGACGTGTCACAAAGCGAGCTTCGAGTCGGCGCTGGCCGAGCTGGCACAGGACGTCGCCGGACAAGGCTGA
- a CDS encoding sigma-54 dependent transcriptional regulator: MPPRPKTLLIVDDDEGMRETLAAVTKREYRVLVAASAEDALPLLRAEPVDLMLLDVRMPGMNGLELLRLVKEQNSLVEVIMISAVSEVETAVQAMKQGAYHYITKDFEYDALRSLIANASEKQDLNRRVATLAAQVDDLGNREFVAGPSPSIRAVLDTVHKVAGLSTTILILGESGTGKELLARMIHRESSQRDGPFMPVNLSAIPAELVESALFGHEKGAFTGAHRQQLGKFELASGGTLFLDEIGDLRLDLQSKLLRAIQEGEIERVGGRKPVRTEFRLICATHVDLERAAREGRFREDLYYRINVIPLRMPPLRERTEDLPELVRFFVARYSARFRKPPVRVSNEALGVLQRYRWPGNIRELENLVERLVAMNESGSIEDEDLPVDVHLPHVGSPGGDESLLQQAMNAFERTYILRALERADWNVSQAARELGIPLSTLKHKMGRLDIREIARRYRSF, encoded by the coding sequence ATGCCTCCTCGCCCCAAGACGCTGCTCATCGTCGACGACGACGAGGGCATGCGCGAGACCCTCGCTGCCGTCACGAAGCGGGAGTACCGCGTGCTGGTCGCCGCCAGCGCCGAGGACGCGCTTCCGCTGCTGCGCGCCGAGCCTGTCGACCTGATGCTGCTCGACGTCCGCATGCCGGGCATGAACGGCCTGGAGCTCCTGCGCCTGGTCAAGGAGCAGAACTCGCTCGTCGAGGTCATCATGATCTCGGCGGTGAGCGAGGTCGAGACCGCGGTCCAGGCGATGAAGCAGGGGGCCTACCACTACATCACCAAGGACTTCGAGTACGACGCGCTGCGGTCGCTCATCGCCAACGCGAGCGAGAAGCAGGATCTCAACCGTCGCGTCGCGACGCTGGCCGCCCAGGTCGACGACCTGGGCAACCGGGAGTTCGTCGCGGGGCCGAGCCCGTCGATTCGCGCGGTCCTCGATACGGTCCACAAGGTGGCCGGCCTGTCGACCACCATCCTCATCCTGGGCGAGAGCGGCACGGGCAAGGAGCTGCTCGCGCGGATGATCCATCGCGAGTCGTCGCAGCGCGACGGGCCGTTCATGCCGGTGAACCTGTCGGCCATCCCGGCCGAGCTCGTCGAGAGCGCCTTGTTCGGTCACGAGAAGGGCGCGTTCACCGGCGCCCATCGCCAGCAACTCGGGAAGTTCGAGCTGGCGTCGGGCGGCACGCTGTTTCTCGACGAGATCGGCGACCTCCGGCTCGACCTCCAGTCGAAGCTGCTGCGGGCGATTCAGGAGGGGGAGATCGAACGCGTGGGCGGCCGGAAGCCCGTACGCACCGAGTTCCGCCTGATCTGCGCGACGCACGTCGACCTGGAGCGCGCCGCACGCGAGGGCCGGTTTCGCGAAGACCTCTACTACCGGATCAACGTCATTCCGCTGCGCATGCCGCCCCTCCGCGAGCGGACGGAGGACCTTCCCGAGCTCGTCAGGTTCTTCGTCGCCCGGTACTCGGCGCGCTTTCGCAAGCCCCCGGTGAGGGTGTCGAACGAGGCGCTCGGCGTCCTCCAGCGTTACCGCTGGCCGGGCAACATCCGGGAGCTCGAGAACCTCGTGGAGCGGCTCGTCGCCATGAACGAATCGGGCTCGATCGAGGACGAGGACCTGCCCGTTGACGTCCATCTGCCGCACGTCGGCTCGCCCGGCGGCGACGAGAGCCTGCTGCAGCAGGCCATGAATGCCTTCGAGCGGACCTACATCCTGCGCGCCCTCGAGCGCGCGGACTGGAACGTCAGCCAGGCGGCGCGCGAACTGGGAATCCCGCTGAGCACGCTGAAGCACAAGATGGGCCGGCTCGACATCCGCGAGATCGCCCGCCGGTACCGGAGCTTCTGA
- the lpdA gene encoding dihydrolipoyl dehydrogenase, with translation MDHTYDVVVIGSGTGGYVAAIRAAQLGLRVGVVERAPSLGGTCLNWGCIPTKALLEHAHALKIAQEASEWALSVTGPVAIDMAKVQARKDKIVKVLTSGVGSLFKKHKIDVVAGTGRLLGGGGVEVTGDETRKLTAREIIVATGSSARSVPGIEIDHDRIITSDDAIGMTHVPKSIAILGSGAVGVEFASIFAQFGSQVTIVELLPRLVPIEDEAVSAELEKLFKKRKIKVLTGTKVTSARPGADEVVLEAERPDGKVETLKAEYLLVATGRGPVTTGLGAEEVGLEMDRGYIRVDELFRTTVPGISAVGDVITLGWTGHPQLAHLSSAEGIVCAERIAGRDVRPINYDHVPGCTYCDPEIGSVGLTEREAQERGHEVRVGVFPFGILGRARIANERDGFVKIVADKRYDEILGVHMIGPRATELVAEATLALRMECTVEELIRTIHAHPTMSEAVAEAAHAAHGAPLHM, from the coding sequence TTGGACCACACCTACGATGTCGTCGTCATCGGGTCGGGCACCGGCGGGTACGTCGCCGCCATTCGCGCGGCCCAGCTCGGGTTGCGCGTCGGCGTCGTCGAGCGCGCGCCGAGCCTCGGGGGCACCTGTCTCAACTGGGGGTGCATTCCGACGAAGGCGCTTCTCGAACACGCGCATGCGCTGAAGATCGCGCAGGAGGCGTCCGAGTGGGCCCTGTCGGTCACCGGGCCCGTCGCCATCGACATGGCGAAGGTCCAGGCGCGGAAGGACAAGATCGTCAAGGTGCTCACAAGCGGCGTCGGCTCGCTCTTCAAGAAGCACAAGATCGACGTCGTCGCCGGCACGGGCCGGCTGCTCGGCGGAGGCGGTGTCGAGGTCACCGGCGACGAGACGAGGAAGCTCACCGCCAGGGAGATCATCGTCGCGACCGGGTCGTCGGCTCGCAGCGTGCCTGGCATCGAGATCGATCACGACCGGATCATCACGAGCGACGACGCCATCGGCATGACGCACGTCCCGAAGTCGATCGCCATCCTCGGCAGCGGCGCCGTCGGGGTCGAGTTCGCGTCGATCTTCGCCCAGTTCGGCAGCCAGGTGACGATCGTCGAGCTGCTGCCGCGCCTCGTGCCCATCGAGGACGAGGCCGTGTCGGCGGAGCTCGAGAAGCTCTTCAAGAAGCGCAAGATCAAGGTGCTGACCGGCACGAAGGTGACCTCGGCGCGCCCGGGCGCCGACGAGGTCGTGCTCGAGGCCGAGCGGCCCGACGGCAAGGTCGAGACGCTCAAGGCCGAATACCTGCTCGTGGCCACCGGCCGCGGTCCCGTGACGACGGGCCTCGGCGCTGAGGAGGTGGGTCTCGAGATGGATCGAGGCTACATCAGGGTCGACGAGCTGTTCCGAACCACCGTGCCCGGCATCTCGGCGGTCGGTGATGTCATCACGCTCGGCTGGACCGGGCACCCGCAGCTCGCCCACCTGTCCTCGGCCGAGGGGATCGTGTGCGCGGAGCGAATCGCCGGGCGGGACGTGCGGCCGATCAACTACGACCACGTGCCGGGCTGCACGTACTGCGACCCCGAGATCGGCAGCGTCGGGTTGACCGAACGCGAGGCGCAGGAGCGCGGCCACGAGGTGCGGGTGGGCGTGTTTCCGTTCGGGATCCTCGGTCGGGCGCGCATCGCCAACGAGCGCGACGGGTTCGTCAAGATCGTGGCCGACAAGCGCTACGACGAGATCCTCGGCGTGCACATGATCGGCCCCCGGGCGACGGAGCTCGTCGCCGAGGCGACGCTGGCGTTGCGCATGGAGTGCACGGTCGAGGAGCTCATCCGGACGATCCACGCGCACCCGACGATGTCGGAAGCGGTCGCGGAAGCCGCGCACGCGGCGCACGGCGCGCCGCTGCACATGTAA